The genome window CAAATCGACCGACGGCACCGAGACGTACGAGCGGGTCGATCGAGTGTCGACCCGAATCTCCCAGCGTGACTCGAAGGGTCGCTTCGGAGTCGAAACAAGCTACACGCTTCTGAAGGAGTCGATCGACGGCGAACAGTTGGACGTTCCGACCAACATGAAGCCCGGCGTGACCCGCGAAACCCGCACACCCCAAGGGGCCCTCGCCATCCGAAGCGTCGTCGCGACCGATAACCCGCTAGACGTCTTCTATGCCGCGCTCGCGACACCCGCGCTGAACCAGGTACCAGTCGGAATCGGCGACACATGGACCCATGCGTACAACCTGTTCAGTGACGAAGACCTCCCGGTGTTCCAGGGGACGTTCCAGTTGATCAAACTGCTACCCGTCGAGAAACCCACGCAAGCCGTCTTGCGCGCGTCCTTTGCCGACTCTTCACCCAAGCCGCTGACCGCCGAGGGCACGATCACCGTACGCCTGGACGACGGCGCGCTGGTCGGTCTCGATCTCCAGCTCCCCCGCGCGTACATCCCCGGCGGGGACGCGACCACTTACCAACTGCACCTTACCTGGAACCTAATTGCCCGAAACCCCGCAACAAAACCGAAGCCCGTCGTGCGAGAATAGGGACTATGGTCGCGCAGGCGCATGGCGCTACGCTCAACGGCATCGAAGCGCTCTCGGTTCTTGCAGAGGTCGATTTTGTCGCGACCCGCGAACCTGGCATTCGGATTGTCGGACTGCCCGACAAGGCGGTATCCGAAAGCGCCGAGCGAATTCGCAGCGCCCTGCGCAACAGCGATTTCCGCACTCCGAACCAGCTTATGGTGGTGAACCTGGCGCCCGGCGACGTGCGTAAAGAGGGCTCGATTCTCGATCTGACCATCGCCGCCGCGATCCTTGCGGGCAGCGGCCAAACCGCGGTCGATGAACTCAGCGACACGATCATCGTGGGTGAGCTCGGGCTCGATGGGAGCGTCCGCAACATTGACGGTGCAGTGAATATCGCCCTCATGGCGGCCGCCCAAGGCAAGAAGCGACTCATCCTGCCCAAGTCGAACGCACTTGAGGCGGCGGTTGTGACCGGGATCGACGTTTACGGCGTTCAGACGCTCGCCGAAGTCGCGGAGATCCTGAATGGCAGCATGCTCTACCAGCCGTGCGCCCTCACCGAAGCGCAGCGCGATGCCGCCCCCCAATACGATATTGACTTTGGCGACGTGAAGGGCCAGCGGCACGCCATCCGCGCACTTGAGATCGTCGCCGCGGGCGGGCACAACGTGCTGATGGTCGGCCCTCCGGGCTCGGGCAAGACCATGCTCGCGCGACGACTGCCCACCATCCTCCCTCAATTGTCGCTGCAAGAGAGTATCGAAGTCACCCGCATCTACTCGGCGAGCGGCGCAAAGGGGAATCGCGAAGGTCTGATTTGGGAGCGTCCGTTCCGATCGCCGCACCACACCGCGAGCTACGCCGCCGTGGTCGGAGGGGGCAAGAACCCGAAGCCGGGTGAGATTTCGCTCGCCCACCTCGGAGTCCTCTTCATGGACGAGATGCCGGAGTTCGACCGAGGCGTACTCGAGTCTTTGCGCCAGCCGCTTGAAGACGGCGTGAGTACCGTCGCCCGCGTTCAGGACACCCAGACGTTTCCCGCCGAGTGCATCCTGGTGGGTGCCATGAACCCGTGCCCGTGTGGTTTCAAGGGGTACCCCGAAGCGCAGTGCGTGAGTTCGCCCGCGCTCTGCGGCAAGTACGCAGCCAAGATCAGTGGGCCGCTGCTCGATCGGATCGATCTACACATCACCGTCCCCCGGCTGAAGCCCGACGAACTCATGGGGACCACCGTGGGCGAGTCGTCCGAGGCGATCCGTGCGCGAGTTTTGCGCGCCCGAGAAAAGCAATCCAAACGATTGGGGCACGCACGCGTGAATGCCAAGATGTCGCCGCGCGAGATTCGCGACACCATCGAGCTGAATGCCGAATCGGAGGCGTTTATGAGGCAAGTCATCCACAAGATGAACCTCTCCGCACGGGTCTTTGACCGGATCTTGAAGGTGGCGCGCACCATCGCCGATTTGGCCGAGAGTGATTGCATCGTGAAGCAACATTTGGCCGAAGCGGTCCAGTATCGTGAACAAGGCACGTGAATTGCGTGTCAACGAATCACGGTATGCCGAACCCCGATGTCTCGATCTTGGTACCCGCACTGAACGAAGAGCACACCCTTGCGGAGTTGCTTGATCGTCTGTTGGCACTCCCGGTCGCGGCCGAGATCATCGTCATCAATGACGGAAGCGACGACCGGACGGCCGAGATCCTCGCAACGTACGACGACCGGGTCCATATCATCACCAACCCGCAACGAGGCGGGAAAGGGGCGGCGATTCGTCAGGGACTCGCGCTCGCGACCGGCAAGGTCGTCGTCATCCAAGACGCGGATCTGGAGTACGTCCCCGAAGAGCTGCCGAAGCTCATCGAGCCGATCCTAAACGGCCAAAGTGGAGTCGTCTACGGAAGCAGATTTCAAAAGGGCTACCCCCAGGGCATGGCGCTACCCAACAAAATCGTCAACGTCCTGCTCGTGTGGGCAGTGGCGCTACTCTTCGGGAAGAAACTGACAGACGAGGCGACCTGTTACAAGGCGTTTCGGCGGGATTTGTTGGAGCGGATGAACTTGGAGTGTCACCGGTTCGAGTTTTGCCCCGAAGTCACCGCGAAGAGCTTCCGACTGAAGGAAAAGATCGACGAGGTCCCGATCTCGTACGAACCCCGGTCCAAAGAGGCGGGGAAAAAGATCCGCTGGACCGATGCCCCAGAAGCGTTCTGGACGCTCCTGAAGCACCGGTTCAAGTCCTTTTAGCGACCCATCGGCTTGCCGTCTTGGGTGACAGACATGGCCTTCTGCTCAACCAGCTTCATGAGCCACTTACCGTTCTGCTTTACCCAGTTGTTGACCGACTCCGTGCGGATGGCGAACTTTACATCCTTCTTAGTGTTCGGGTTGACCGCCACGACGGTACCGACGTTCACCGTGACGGCAGTGGCCGTGTTTCCGGTGATCTTCAGGCTCTTCACGGTGGTCTTGCTCGAAATGGACTTCGCCATCTTGAACTGCGCTTCCATCGCCTGAAGGGCATCGGCAGCCTTGATCGGCTGCCCGTTCTTGGGCTTAAACGTGCAGTCCGATGCCAGCATTGCCTTAACCGGGGAGATCTTGCGCGCGTTCAGAGCTTTGTCATAGGCGGCATAGTTGGCCATGATCGCCTTCTTATCGGCCTCAGTGGCCATAGCGAGCGCAGACATGCCGAGAGCGAGGACGGGCAAGAGGGTTCGGGTGAGCATCTTCATCTTATGTCGTTATACTCGCGGCGGCCATCGAAAGTGCCCCCTGCCGGGACTTCGGACCCCTTGCGTTCGGAACCGTAGTCACCGATGATTTGGGTTAGACTGACTGAACAGCATGGAAGCTCGCAAACCAATCAAGAAGCGCTGGCTAACGGGATTTGGCGTGGTCATGCTCTTCCTCCTGGCCGGGGCACTCCTTTTCCAGAGAAGTGTCGTCACCGTTCAGGTCTCCGGAAACTCCATGGCGACGACGTTCCGCAGCGGCCAACGCCTACTCGCTTCTAGCGCCTACTGGCTCGTCGGCCCCATCGAACGGAACGACATCATCGTCTTCCGACTTAAACCGGGGGGCGAGACGTTCATCAAGCGCGTCTACAAGATGGGCGGTGACGAGGTCGATTGGCTGAACGTTCCCCGCGACTGGCGAATCGAAAACGGGCCGTATCGTGTCCCACCCGGCAGTTTGTACGTCTTAGGGGATAATCGCGGAGAATCGGAGGATAGTCGGGCATTTGGCCCCCTCTCGCCGAATCAAGTGCTGGGCAAGGTCGTCATCGCGAACTGAGATTTTGAAACGGTTCCCTTCGGGTCGATACGGTAAGCAAAGACTGGAGTTCTTCCCCGCTCCATTCCAGGCCCCGTTGCGCGCTTTTGCGGCACTGGTCTTCCCTTGGCAGGGCGAACAAATCCTCCTGTGCGACATCGAGGATCGCGGGTGGTGTATACCCAGCGGCCGTGTCGAGCCTTATGAAGAGCCGTTTGAAGCAGCGCACCGCGAAGCCGCAGAGGAAGCTGGCGCGGTGTTGCGCGACCTTCAGTACATCGGTTGCTACCGAATCACCGAACGGTCGGAGATCCGCTGGGCCGACGTCTTCGTCGCCGAAGTGGTCGATTTGATCGAAATCGGATGCCCAAACGAGTCCCATGGTCGGCGACTTACCGATTTCGCCGAGCTCCCCGGCATGTACCACCAGTGGAACCCTCTGATGGAAGAGGTCTTCATCCACTCTCGCGAGGTGCTCCAAAGGCACCTCGAGTTCCGCTCCGAGTGAGCCAATTTCGGGTTCCTGCGGGTAAACCGCGTCCATGCAGTTCGATCTGGGATTCCTCGGCGGGGGGCAGCTTGCGCGTATGTCGATCATGGCCGCGCAGCGCATGGGCCTGAGTTGCGTCAGCATTGATCCTGCGGACCCTTCTCCTGCGGGCATGGTCGCACCCGGAGCGGTCGCCAAGCTCAATGACCCCGAAGCCCTTGCCGGGATGATCGCGAACTGTAGCAGAGTCACGCTGGAGAATGAGTTCATTCCCGCAGGGGCGATCGCTGAAGCTCTGCAACTCTGTCACCGTGAGCCTGAGATACTTACGCCCGGTCTCGAAACCCTCGCGATCATCCAAGACAAGCTCAAACAACGCGAGGCGCTACACAAAGCGGGGGTCCCAAGCCCCCATGCCGTCGCGGTCCAGCTTGATGGGACCAACGCAATCTCCAAGATCGGATTCCCCATGGTGCTCAAGGCTCGATTCGGCGGCTATGATGGCCGGGGCACCCGCATGGTCGAGAATGCCCGGGAGTTCGCCGACCAAGCGAGCGAGATCGACGATGGCAACTGGCTTGCCGAAGAGTTCGTACCGTTCAAGCGGGAACTGGCGGTCATGGTCTATCGCTCCCACCGAGAGTTCGGCTGCTTCCCCACCGTCGAGACTTCGCAGAAGAACTTCGTCTGCGACGTCGTTTTCCCCGCCGAGACCGACGCAAGCGAGATTGCCAAAGCTGCCGTTGAGGCGATCGACGGTTACGGACTGTTCGGAGTCGAGATCTTTGAAACTGCCGACGGCAAGCTGTCCGTGAATGAGATCGCTCCGCGCCCACACAACACAGGCCACTACACACTCGATTGGGGCGGCCCCTCGCAG of Chthonomonas sp. contains these proteins:
- a CDS encoding NUDIX domain-containing protein: MKRFPSGRYGKQRLEFFPAPFQAPLRAFAALVFPWQGEQILLCDIEDRGWCIPSGRVEPYEEPFEAAHREAAEEAGAVLRDLQYIGCYRITERSEIRWADVFVAEVVDLIEIGCPNESHGRRLTDFAELPGMYHQWNPLMEEVFIHSREVLQRHLEFRSE
- a CDS encoding YifB family Mg chelatase-like AAA ATPase yields the protein MVAQAHGATLNGIEALSVLAEVDFVATREPGIRIVGLPDKAVSESAERIRSALRNSDFRTPNQLMVVNLAPGDVRKEGSILDLTIAAAILAGSGQTAVDELSDTIIVGELGLDGSVRNIDGAVNIALMAAAQGKKRLILPKSNALEAAVVTGIDVYGVQTLAEVAEILNGSMLYQPCALTEAQRDAAPQYDIDFGDVKGQRHAIRALEIVAAGGHNVLMVGPPGSGKTMLARRLPTILPQLSLQESIEVTRIYSASGAKGNREGLIWERPFRSPHHTASYAAVVGGGKNPKPGEISLAHLGVLFMDEMPEFDRGVLESLRQPLEDGVSTVARVQDTQTFPAECILVGAMNPCPCGFKGYPEAQCVSSPALCGKYAAKISGPLLDRIDLHITVPRLKPDELMGTTVGESSEAIRARVLRAREKQSKRLGHARVNAKMSPREIRDTIELNAESEAFMRQVIHKMNLSARVFDRILKVARTIADLAESDCIVKQHLAEAVQYREQGT
- a CDS encoding ATP-grasp domain-containing protein, with product MQFDLGFLGGGQLARMSIMAAQRMGLSCVSIDPADPSPAGMVAPGAVAKLNDPEALAGMIANCSRVTLENEFIPAGAIAEALQLCHREPEILTPGLETLAIIQDKLKQREALHKAGVPSPHAVAVQLDGTNAISKIGFPMVLKARFGGYDGRGTRMVENAREFADQASEIDDGNWLAEEFVPFKRELAVMVYRSHREFGCFPTVETSQKNFVCDVVFPAETDASEIAKAAVEAIDGYGLFGVEIFETADGKLSVNEIAPRPHNTGHYTLDWGGPSQFEFHVRLSLGLPLPPLDGVPTAMANLLGQLDARDWRSGLQAALEHDPGVAVHWYGKLKSSPGRKMGHINATGPDALARVKSARDAFYAAWCQPEEAARR
- a CDS encoding nuclear transport factor 2 family protein, which gives rise to MKMLTRTLLPVLALGMSALAMATEADKKAIMANYAAYDKALNARKISPVKAMLASDCTFKPKNGQPIKAADALQAMEAQFKMAKSISSKTTVKSLKITGNTATAVTVNVGTVVAVNPNTKKDVKFAIRTESVNNWVKQNGKWLMKLVEQKAMSVTQDGKPMGR
- a CDS encoding glycosyltransferase family 2 protein, with the translated sequence MSTNHGMPNPDVSILVPALNEEHTLAELLDRLLALPVAAEIIVINDGSDDRTAEILATYDDRVHIITNPQRGGKGAAIRQGLALATGKVVVIQDADLEYVPEELPKLIEPILNGQSGVVYGSRFQKGYPQGMALPNKIVNVLLVWAVALLFGKKLTDEATCYKAFRRDLLERMNLECHRFEFCPEVTAKSFRLKEKIDEVPISYEPRSKEAGKKIRWTDAPEAFWTLLKHRFKSF